Part of the Leptospira terpstrae serovar Hualin str. LT 11-33 = ATCC 700639 genome, TCTACTCTGTTTTGCAGATGGAATTTGTAGAGTCATCATTGCTCCATCCGAAATTCCGGTAGGGATAGCAACAGCCCTTCTAGGCTCGCCTTTTTTTCTAAGTTTAATTCGAAAAAGGATAAACCATGTATGACAATTGAAGCAATTGACTTAGACTATGCAATAGGTTCCAAACAAATACTTTCTAAAATAGAACTCAAAATTTGTCCTGGCGAGCTTCATGTTCTCATCGGACGAAACGGAGCGGGCAAATCATCCCTATTCCATATGTTATGCGGTGATATAACTCCACAAAATGGAAATATCTATTTAGATGGGATTGAATTGACCAAATACTCAAAAAATCAATTGGCAAAGATAAGGGCTGTCCTTACCCAGGAGACAAACATAACGTTTCCCATCAATTCCGAAGAGGTAATCGGACTTGGTCGCCATCCGCATAAGGTAGATATTCACAGAGACAGAGAGATTGTCCAAACTTGTTTAAAAATCACTGACTCTATTGAACAAAAAGAACAAAACTATGCCACCTTATCAGGTGGAGAAAAACAAAAGGTCAATTTCGGCAGAATCCTTGCCCAAGCTTGGGAGACACCACCAAGATATATATTTCTTGATGAACCCGTATCCGCCCTGGACATCCCAAACCAATACAAAACACTTAATGTATGCAAACATATGACAGAACAAGGTTATGCAGTCTTCATGATATTACATGACTTAAACCTTGCTGCTTTATATGCAGATACAATTACTCTACTTCACAAAGGAAAAATTCTTAAATCAGGCAAGCCAAAAGAAGTGTTAACGTTAGAAAATTTGGAAACTGCGTTTGGTATGAAAGCAAGAATTCTCAGCTCACCAGAAGGAAATTTTATCATTCCAGAAATCATAGGAGAACCAATATGAATGAAAACTTAAAACAACAGTGGGAAACTTTATCAAAAGATATGCCCAAACTCAGAATCAGAGATGCTGCCAAACATTTAAACGTAAGCGAAGCAGAACTCCTTGCTACAAAAATTGGCACTTCAGTCAAACTGCTAAAACCAGATTGGGCTGGGTTTCTTTTGAACACCACAAACCTCGGTTATGTGATGGCACTTACAAGAAATGAATCTTGTGTTCATGAAAGAAAAGGTGTGTATAGAAATGTATCAGTCAACGGACAAACAGCTCTCGCCGTTGGAGAAGATATTGACCTACGTATTTTTTTAAAAGACTGGAAGTATGGCTTCTACGTTGAGGAAACAAAAGAAACCGGAATCACTCGTAGTTTTCAGTTCTTTGATTCCAAAGGAGAAGCTGTACACAAAATTTACCAGACAGAAAAATCAACAACCGAAGGCTGGGAGATCGCAAAAACACAATTCATCGATGATAATCAATCGTTCCAATTACCTTCGAAGGTGAAAGAACCAAAAAAAGAAACTAATGATCCAAAAGATATTCCACAGTTTCTTGAAGCATGGAGTAAACTCGAAGACACTCACGACTTTTTCTCTTTAATTCGTAAGTACAATTATTCAAGGGAATTTTCACTGAAAGCTGCAAACGGAAAGTTTTCCTTCAAAGTTTCGAAAGTAGATTTATTGAACTTAATGGAAAAAGTAAGTAAACTCGAAATGGATATAATGATCTTTGTTGGGAACCCTGGAATGATCCAAATTCATACAGGCAAAATACAAAAGCTAGAACCTATGGGCCCTTGGTTTAATGTCCTTGATCCAGAATTTAACCTACATTTAAGAACCGACCTTATTGAATCTATTTGGATTGTCGACAAACCAACAAAAGACGGATTAGTCACTTCAATAGAAGTATTTGACCATGAAGAGAATCTTATCTTACAGATGTTTGGAAAAAGAAAACCAGGTATCCCTCAATCTGATCTCTGGTTCCAGTTATCCCGCGAGTACGTAAATAAAACGGAGGAACTAAACCCTTCTTTTGTATAAATTGTTAGGGAAATCAAGTTTCATTTGAAAACCTTGGGTACCATCAATACTCAAGGTTCCTCCCATTTGTTTTTCCGCTATAATCTTCGCTAAACTTAATCCCAACTTTTTCTGTTTTCCCAAATCAAAATCTTTTGGTAAACCGACGCCATTATCCAAATATTCAAAATGACAAATGGTATCATCTAACGAAAACCGAATTACGATCTTACCACTAACGAGTGTAGAGAAAGCATATTTTATACTATTCGATAGTAGCTCAGTAAAGATTAATCCAAGGGGAACGGCAGTATCCAAAAGCAAAGACCCTTCTCCAACCTGAATATCAATGGAAATATCCTTCCCCGCAGAAGGATAAGCTTGCTTAACCAATTCTACCAAAGATTCCAAGTATGCAGAAACCTTAATTTCGCTTAAGTCTTTGTTAGCATATAAATGGTCATGTACCAAAGACATTGTTTGAATTTTAATCGAAGTGTCTTCAACAATAGACTGAATATTTTTGTCTTCCGGGAAATCAGACGCCTGGATCATTAAAATCGAACGAACCAACTGTATTGAATTTTTTGTTCTATGGAAAATTTCAGAAACTAAATTTTCTTTTTCGCGCAAAGACTTCTGAATCATCTCCGAATAAATTTTATTCTCTTCAATTTCTTTACATAAAAGCTGATTAGTGTGTATTAATTTCTCATATGGATCATTGATCGCGGCGATAAATACCGCTTTATAAATTAAATAAAATGCACCAATTTTATATATATGACCTAAAACATTATAAACATCAAATACGCTAGTGTATACGGCGAAGACCATTTCACTAAAAATACAAACCATAAAGGCAGACAAATAGTATTGAAGTTGCCTTTTGGAAGTGTAAAAATTTGCTCTACTATAAAGGATCAGAGACAAAAAAAGAAATGCAATAATCACATATTCGGCATTTTTCTTGAAAGTAGTTAGCCCTTTCCCTTGCTCATAGGTTTTCGGAATCCAATCGTTATAAAATATAACAAGTAGAAAAACTATGCCAACCAAAAGAAAGGCAAAGAATATAAGTGTCCTTTCTTTGATTAACTTGTATTGTTTGTTCGGCTTTATAAAAATTGCAACAAACAATACAAATGCGGTTATCCCCCGCGAAAATATCCAAAACTGCGATGATTTATTTCCAGAGTTAGGAGTCACAAAGTCAGGCATTCCTGCATATCCCAATGCATGCATAAAATCGATCAAACCAACAGCAAGGAAACCAATTCCAAGAAACAAAGTATGTGGGTTTTGACTTTGGGAATAGGAATAGTACCCCAATCCAAAGATTGAAAAAGATACGATAACGCTAAAAATTTCAGTAACGTTGTGGAAAACTAAAAAATAACCAATCTCATACTCACGGTAAAAATACCCAGGGAATGTACCCACAATTAAGAGAGGGAAAATAGAAAAAAGTATAACCCACAAATAAAAACGATTATTGCGCAATAGAGTGAAATATAAACTGAGGCCCGACATTCTTTAGCAGGCTATTACATATAAAATATTGAATTTAGCAAGGAATTATTTTAAATGCAGAGAGAAAGTAAAACCTTGATTAAAATGGATTTTCAAATAATATCTAAAGAAATCAATGTAATATCATCTTTAGAAACCTGCCTCATTCGAGACAACCGATCTAATAAATTTTTATGAAACAATTCCGAACGTTCTCCAATAATAGATGATATTTCAGGAAACAAAATTGATTCAGGTTCTTCGTCTGATTTTAGATTTTCGTACAATCCGTCCGTAAAAATTAAAATCCTATCTCCTTCTTGTAAATCAACTACTCTTTCTTCATATGCAAAGGTAGAACGAACACCCAGCAGAAGCCCCGGGCACTCGAATGATTCTATTTCTCGATTACGAATCAAAATAAAAGGAGGATTTCCTGCTGAACTAAAACATAATTTCATATTTTCAAAATCGATATAGAAATAGGCAGCACTCACGAAACGAGCATGAAGACTTGTGCATAAAAAACGGTTCATTGCAGCTACCAACTCTTTCGGTGACTCCTTAAATTCTTTCGCATTCCGAAATGCAATTTTAACTGTTGAGGAATCGAGTGCTGCACTTACCCCATGACCAGTTACATCGGCAATTACCAAACCAAAACCTTCAGAGAATTCAAAGTAATCATAAAAGTCTCCACCTACATCATAAAGAGGAAGGTAAGAAACCACCATGGACAACTTCTGGTTCGTTGGCAATTTATCTGGCAAAATTCGCATTTGGATCTTTCGAGCTGTTTCTAGATCCTTTTTAATTGTTGTTAGCTGATTTTGAGCGAGAAGGTTTTCTTCTAACAAAAACCGAAGCCGCCTACCCAATGCTAAGGAAAACAAAATAACTTCGAATGCGGTACCAATTTGAACTCCATACCGACCGAAAGTAGAAAAAGGAATGAGGGAAGCCTTTGTCAAAGAATCAAAAATAACACCTACAAACAAAGTAAACCATGCAAGCAAAAAGAACAGAGAAGATTTAACTCCCTTTATATATGAGTAAGCTCCTGCAGACATTAGCAATAAAAACAAATACGGAAAGGTGTAAATAAAAGAAACTTCCATCCAGTTATGCGGAAGAACAAAAGAAACCATAGACATGATTCCGAAACCGATAACACTAAATAGTATGAGAAGGTGTAATCGCGGATTAACTTTTTTTAGATTTAAAAAAGATAGAGAGAATAAACCCACAAACATTAAGGATGCATTTACACTAACATACAAGTAAGGTTTAATCGACATCGCTAGTTCAGGGACAAGCAACTGTTTGAAAAACCCACCAAGCAATGAATAGTTGATTCCAAGAGTTGTCAAGTAAAGGCAATAGTAAACATATGCTTTTTCTCGAACGCTGACATAAATCAAAAGATTGTATAACAAAAGTGCAAAGATAATTCCAAAATAAATTCCATTGGCCACGTAATCTCTTTCTATCCGATCAAAAAAAGAATTTATCTTCCAAATGCGAAATGGCGCATTCAAGATTCCCGAATTTCTTATATGTGCATAAATGGTTCTTTTTTCCAAAGGATTCAATGCCAACTTGTAAGTTGGATTTCTATGTGGCACTTCTCTTGCTTCGAAAGCACCAGAACCGTTAAAAGTTTTTTTAACCACTTCCCCATTAGATTCCCAACCTAACAAAACCGTGTCGACCCAAGGAGATTCTAATTCAAGAACATAATCCGTCGGTTCATTTTCTGGATTTACCAAATCAAATTTTACCCAGACGGATGGCTTCCAATAGCCAAAATGGTATTTCATTTCATGAGCTTTTGACCAGACTGCATCGCCTGCTAGGATTTGTTCCAAGGTTTTGGTTTCAAATGTATATTGAATGAGGGGACGTTCAGGGAACCGATTGCCACAAGAGATTAAAACCAGAATGAATAGAAATAAATTAATTCTGCGATTAAGTTTCATCGGCACGTAACGGGTCTAATGCCAGTGTTAAGATAGATGCCAACTCCTGAAATTCAAATTCAAAATTAAGGAGAAAACGTATTGCCAAAATCCCTAAAGAAGAGATATTCATGGCAAATCAAGGAGATAGGTTCATGTCAGCAAAATTTGAAATTTACAAAGATAAGGCAGGAGAATTCCGCTTTCGCTTAAAAGCAGCCAACGGGGAAATCATCGCATCTAGCGAAGGTTATTCTTCGAAACAAGCCTGCGAAAACGGCATTGACTCAGTAAAGTCTAATGCCGGCACTGCGGAAATCGTTGATCAAACGTAAGAACAACAATAGTCTGTTACAGTTTGGATTTTTAATTTAAACTTGGATCCAGCAGGGACTTCAAATACAGACTGACCGTCAATTTGAAGCCATGTTTCGGATCCAGGCAATAACACGGATAGTTTTCCTGACTGGATTTCCATGATTTCCTTTTGGTCGGTTCCAAATTCATACTCTCCGGGCATCATAATTCCCAAAGTTTTCTTTTCCCCATTGGGGAACAGGACCGTGCGGCTTGTGACTTTCCCATCGAAATAAATGTTGGCTGGTTTTAGTACTGTTACGGATGCAAATGAACTCATACAGACCAAAAACCGGAACCGCTCGAGACTTCCAAGTGAATTCCAATTCCAAGATCTCATTGATTTGGCATTAAAAAGTGTTTGCGAAATTCGAAAGTACCAGAACGGTGAAGTCAGTGCCCATAAAGACCTCACAAAAATCAGAGAACAAAAAGCAACAAGCTAGGGAAAAATCCATCGAAAGGATCCTCTCCTCTGCCATTGCTTTATTTGCAAAACATGGGTTCTCTCAAACCACCATGGAAATGATTGCCAACCACGCAAAAATTTCTAAGGGACTTGCTTATAATTATTTCAAAAGCAAAAATCAAATTTTTGAACAAATCATCGACACTCACCTCGCCAAACAAGAGAAATTCTACAAAACCATCCCACCAAACCTTTCTGCGAAAGAATATGTAAGGGAATTTTTTAACCGTTCGATCCAATTTGCAAAAGAAGAAAGAAAAACCATGGTTTTGATTTCTGTATGTCTTTTCCAACCAGGTTCTGTCTCACTTTCCAAAAAGATGGTAGAAAATGTGGAAAAACGGTTTGCCCCTTTCAAAGAGGCGATGAGAGAAAGATTCCGATCCTATGGGATCAAAGAACCTGACAAAGAAATGATCCTTATCAAAACCTTTCTCCATGGTGTGATTATGAGCCAACACTTCAATGATACAACTACTTGTACGCCAACAATCATTGAAATGGTTCTTGAAAGATACGATTACAAAAACTAAAGTCCTTACTCCCCCACCCCACCTGGAATTTTTAAAATAAGCAGATTCGTTGTAGCAGTGGCTAGAAGTTTGTCTTTTTCAGTCCTCATTTCACCTATCATATGAATGGTGGAAAACCCTTTTGCTTCCACAGAAGCAGTTACAATCACTCGTTGGCCAACAGCCACTCCTCGAATGTATTGAATATTCATATCAATTGTTGTAGTAGGACGTTTTGCCACTAGATAACTAAGAGGACCAAAGGCATTATCAAAGGCAGCGGCAATCACACCACCTTGCATCATACCCATTGGATTTGCTTGTTCTTCTGAAACCGGAAAGGCAACAGTAATACTTTTCCCTTTGGTGTATGATAAAATTTCAGCATTCATTGCTAAAAAAATCGGAGGGGGTACAGTAATCTTTCTGCCTCCGTGATTGAAATTAGCGGTCATTTCTTCTAAGATTTTTTGGGTTTCTTCGGTTGTAAGTGTTTGCATAAAACAACCTCCATATGTTACCAATTGTAACATTATTTGTTTTTTATTCAAGAAAAAATGTTGCCACTGGTAACTTATTTATCAAAATTATATTGTGAAACGGGTCTCTTACCATCATGGTGATTTGAAAAATTCAATCATCAAATCTTGTCATAAATTGTTACAAAAAAAAGGTGCTGCCGATTTTTCACTGAGGGAAGTTGCGACTCTTTCCGGAGTCTCTCATGCAGCGGTTTATCGACATTTTCAAGACAAAGAGGAA contains:
- a CDS encoding MASE3 domain-containing protein, with product MSGLSLYFTLLRNNRFYLWVILFSIFPLLIVGTFPGYFYREYEIGYFLVFHNVTEIFSVIVSFSIFGLGYYSYSQSQNPHTLFLGIGFLAVGLIDFMHALGYAGMPDFVTPNSGNKSSQFWIFSRGITAFVLFVAIFIKPNKQYKLIKERTLIFFAFLLVGIVFLLVIFYNDWIPKTYEQGKGLTTFKKNAEYVIIAFLFLSLILYSRANFYTSKRQLQYYLSAFMVCIFSEMVFAVYTSVFDVYNVLGHIYKIGAFYLIYKAVFIAAINDPYEKLIHTNQLLCKEIEENKIYSEMIQKSLREKENLVSEIFHRTKNSIQLVRSILMIQASDFPEDKNIQSIVEDTSIKIQTMSLVHDHLYANKDLSEIKVSAYLESLVELVKQAYPSAGKDISIDIQVGEGSLLLDTAVPLGLIFTELLSNSIKYAFSTLVSGKIVIRFSLDDTICHFEYLDNGVGLPKDFDLGKQKKLGLSLAKIIAEKQMGGTLSIDGTQGFQMKLDFPNNLYKRRV
- the ppnP gene encoding pyrimidine/purine nucleoside phosphorylase, which codes for MSSFASVTVLKPANIYFDGKVTSRTVLFPNGEKKTLGIMMPGEYEFGTDQKEIMEIQSGKLSVLLPGSETWLQIDGQSVFEVPAGSKFKLKIQTVTDYCCSYV
- a CDS encoding PaaI family thioesterase, which gives rise to MQTLTTEETQKILEEMTANFNHGGRKITVPPPIFLAMNAEILSYTKGKSITVAFPVSEEQANPMGMMQGGVIAAAFDNAFGPLSYLVAKRPTTTIDMNIQYIRGVAVGQRVIVTASVEAKGFSTIHMIGEMRTEKDKLLATATTNLLILKIPGGVGE
- a CDS encoding 7TM diverse intracellular signaling domain-containing protein, which gives rise to MKLNRRINLFLFILVLISCGNRFPERPLIQYTFETKTLEQILAGDAVWSKAHEMKYHFGYWKPSVWVKFDLVNPENEPTDYVLELESPWVDTVLLGWESNGEVVKKTFNGSGAFEAREVPHRNPTYKLALNPLEKRTIYAHIRNSGILNAPFRIWKINSFFDRIERDYVANGIYFGIIFALLLYNLLIYVSVREKAYVYYCLYLTTLGINYSLLGGFFKQLLVPELAMSIKPYLYVSVNASLMFVGLFSLSFLNLKKVNPRLHLLILFSVIGFGIMSMVSFVLPHNWMEVSFIYTFPYLFLLLMSAGAYSYIKGVKSSLFFLLAWFTLFVGVIFDSLTKASLIPFSTFGRYGVQIGTAFEVILFSLALGRRLRFLLEENLLAQNQLTTIKKDLETARKIQMRILPDKLPTNQKLSMVVSYLPLYDVGGDFYDYFEFSEGFGLVIADVTGHGVSAALDSSTVKIAFRNAKEFKESPKELVAAMNRFLCTSLHARFVSAAYFYIDFENMKLCFSSAGNPPFILIRNREIESFECPGLLLGVRSTFAYEERVVDLQEGDRILIFTDGLYENLKSDEEPESILFPEISSIIGERSELFHKNLLDRLSRMRQVSKDDITLISLDII
- a CDS encoding hemin-degrading factor, with translation MNENLKQQWETLSKDMPKLRIRDAAKHLNVSEAELLATKIGTSVKLLKPDWAGFLLNTTNLGYVMALTRNESCVHERKGVYRNVSVNGQTALAVGEDIDLRIFLKDWKYGFYVEETKETGITRSFQFFDSKGEAVHKIYQTEKSTTEGWEIAKTQFIDDNQSFQLPSKVKEPKKETNDPKDIPQFLEAWSKLEDTHDFFSLIRKYNYSREFSLKAANGKFSFKVSKVDLLNLMEKVSKLEMDIMIFVGNPGMIQIHTGKIQKLEPMGPWFNVLDPEFNLHLRTDLIESIWIVDKPTKDGLVTSIEVFDHEENLILQMFGKRKPGIPQSDLWFQLSREYVNKTEELNPSFV
- a CDS encoding TetR/AcrR family transcriptional regulator; this translates as MPIKTSQKSENKKQQAREKSIERILSSAIALFAKHGFSQTTMEMIANHAKISKGLAYNYFKSKNQIFEQIIDTHLAKQEKFYKTIPPNLSAKEYVREFFNRSIQFAKEERKTMVLISVCLFQPGSVSLSKKMVENVEKRFAPFKEAMRERFRSYGIKEPDKEMILIKTFLHGVIMSQHFNDTTTCTPTIIEMVLERYDYKN
- a CDS encoding YegP family protein, whose protein sequence is MSAKFEIYKDKAGEFRFRLKAANGEIIASSEGYSSKQACENGIDSVKSNAGTAEIVDQT
- a CDS encoding heme ABC transporter ATP-binding protein yields the protein MTIEAIDLDYAIGSKQILSKIELKICPGELHVLIGRNGAGKSSLFHMLCGDITPQNGNIYLDGIELTKYSKNQLAKIRAVLTQETNITFPINSEEVIGLGRHPHKVDIHRDREIVQTCLKITDSIEQKEQNYATLSGGEKQKVNFGRILAQAWETPPRYIFLDEPVSALDIPNQYKTLNVCKHMTEQGYAVFMILHDLNLAALYADTITLLHKGKILKSGKPKEVLTLENLETAFGMKARILSSPEGNFIIPEIIGEPI